The sequence below is a genomic window from Amycolatopsis sulphurea.
AACGAATATCGGCACCCGGTCCACGGCGGGCCGATGGACGCATGCGTGCGGCAGAAAGTGCCGCTCAGTGAGCCACGGTTTCCGTTGAAAACGGCTCCTTGTAAAGGGATGAATCGTTGCGAGCATCCGCTGCCGTTCTGGAAAACGTCACAGCAGGGCGGTCGCAGGAGGGCAGGCAGGGTTCCGGCAAAGGTGGTCGGGACCCGGCGGCGGGCGATGCGGAGGTGTGCGACCACCTTGTGGCGTGCGCCGGACCGGTTTCGGGTCCGTGAAGGGCCCCTTCACGGACTCTGAGTCCGTGAAGGGCCCCTTCACGGACCTCTCTCTGCGGTCTGCGCCCCTCACGCCGACTTTGCCGACACCCTGGGAGGGCAGGGCGGCACACCTGCCGGCGCTCGCCGAATCAGGCCCCGGACCTGCCAGGGGCGGCGGCCGGACTTTCCCGGATCGTCGCGAAATCGGTGTGGATGCACCCTCCCGCCTGCGCGTATCCTGTCGCGATACGCGCTTGGCCAGGATCCTCCGGCGTTGCCTTTGGCCTGCTGTCGAATGGGGGACCGGAAAGCGCGGCAGCGCTGGGCAGGCGGTGAATCGACGCCACCGTTCGACGAAATCTGCACGCATTGCCTGGTCGTTGTCGCTCGTCGGGCAACTCCCGTCTGTGGTAGTGTGGTCAGCGCGTGACCTGGGGGGTAAATGCGGTCGGGCTCAGTTGCCTGCACGCTGGAGAATCGCTGAACTCTGCCAGAACCGTGGCAGGGGAGCGTGGCTGGTCAACCCACATTCTTCCTCGCTGGTCGCGAGAAGTTCACCGGCCGAAACACTGAGCGTTTCCGGGGGGGAAATGTGCCGTTGCGAACTGGAGAAGCGGCTCCGCAGCCGAGGTCCGAGCCGAGAAAACCGCGCAGCCGTGACGATCAAGTGATGATCTCGCGGCTCGGGCTGCTTTTTTCGGCGAACCTTACCTACGGCAGCTGGGAACGCGCCGGGCTGAAGCTGTCGCGGGTCGTCAGCTCGTCGGCCTGGTGCCTTGGCGACTGGCTGGCCTGCGGCCAGGACAAATATCCGGACCGTTACGTCCGGGCCGTCGAAGCGGCGGACCTTGATTACCAGACACTGCGGAACTACGCCTGGGTGGCCCGGCGCTTCCCGATCGGGCGGCGGCGGGAAGTCCTGAGTTTTCAGCATCATGCCGAGGTGGCGGCCTTGGCGGTCCAGGACCAGGACGAGTGGCTCACCAGTGCGGAGGCGGGGCAGTGGTCGCGCAATGAGCTGAGGCGCCGGCTGCGCGGCCGCAGGCAGCGCAGGCAAACGGCCGAGGATTCGACGTTGATGATGCCGCGCGTTCCTGTGGAGCGAGAACGCGTCGAGCGCTGGCGGGCCGCGGCGCAGCGGATGGACGACCATCTGGAGGGCTGGATGCTGCTCGCCCTGGACCGTGCCGCCGAGCATGTGCTGGGCGTGGAATCGCAGCCGATCCCAGTAGCGTAGCTGCCGCGAGAGCGCCTGGTCGGCGAGGCGGTCCTGTCCCGCCGGCGAGACAGGACCGCGTAAGCGCTTCCCCGTCACGCGGGCGGCCGCCGGTCCCGGCGAGCCGAGCGTTCCCGCCTCGGGCTCGTTCGGCCCAGGGTCCCGGCAAAGTCGCTCGTGGCCCCGTGATCAGCAGAGTGAGCCGTGGCTGCCGCGTCATCATCGACGACACCTGCCATCGTCGTCGATTGCGCCCGGCAGCGGGCGATGCGGTTGTGTTCGAGGCGCGACCGCCTCGTGGTGTGTGCCGGCCCTGTCTCGGGTCTGTGAAGGGGCCCTTCACAGACTCAGAGTCCGTGAAGGGCCCCTTCACGGACGACCTTCACAGACCTCCGCGGTCGGTGCAGGGCCCCTCACACCGACTTTGCCGACACCCTGGCCTGTTCGGCCGGTGCGTTCCACCGCCGGGAGCCGGGCGGTCTGCGTATCGAGCGCCATCCTCGGTTCGGCAGGACGGCGCGCTGCGCGCTTCCCGGCGGTTCGGGCGTCCGGTCGGCGTGGATCCGATAGGGGTGGCGGCCCGCGCTGCCGGCATTGATGACCATTCAGGGTGACCGAGAATCATCGGACAACTGCTGGACGGCGAGCAGTTTGCCGTCTGGCCATCCGAAGTGGACAATCGTTTCACTGTGCCCGGAATCTGTATGTTCCGAGGCGGACTTTCGGCTTCTTGTCCCCGATATAAAAGGATGCGAAGAGGAGATATGACTGGCACTATGGTGATCGCGGATACCAGTGAGACTTCGGCCGTCCACGGAGTTCACGGAGCGGACGGTGTGTCCGCGTGGAAGTGCTTCGCCCGCCGCGACAATCTGTTCGGTCAGTGGGAGGCGATCGAATGGGCCGCACTCCCGCCCGGCGGGATCAGCGGCGCACATGTGCACACCCGCACCGAGGAGCTGTACTTCATCGTCTCCGGCACCGGGGTCATGCTTCTCGACGGCAAGGAACACCAGGTCAGCGGCGGCGACCTCATCCTGAACGCCCTCGGCACGCGGCACGGGTTGCGGAACGCGGGCGACAGGTGGCTGCACTGGCTCGTCATCGAAGTAGTGGGACCGCCGACGGCGGCTGTCTATTTCGACCATCGGAAACAGATCGGAACCGGGGGAAAAAATGAGTAATGCCGTGGTGATAAATCTGCGCGAAGTGCGGGAGGTCGACGCGGGCAACTTCCTCAGCGGTCCGCTCGGGCGCATTCGCCTGCCGCATCTTCAGCCGGGGCAGCAAGAGTCGCTGTTCGCCGAAGACCAGGAGCACACTCTGTTCATCGTCGGCGGCAGCGGAAACGCGTCATCGGGATCGACGACCGTCGCGCTGCGTCCCGGGGTGGCTCTGACTTTGCCGCGGGGAACCAGCGTGACGGTCGAAGCGGGTTCCGAGGGCCTGGAACTGTTCATCGCCAGCCTCGCCGTCCCGCAGGCCGGCGAGGCGGTTTGATGATCGTCACCGAGGCCCGCGGCCTGAGCCGGGCGACGGACGGCAACGCGTGGCGCTGCCTGGCGCGTCGCGGCATGCTGCACAGCGAATGCGAAGCCGTCGACTATGTCCGGGTACCGCCGGGCGGCACGCGGGACGGACGGGGCCGGGAAGGCGTCGAGACGGCCTGGTTCGTTGTTGCCGGACAGGGGCGATTCGACGACTGCTCGGGTCGCTCCGTCCCATTGCGCGCGGGCGATGTCCTGTTGTCGGCCGGCGCGCCCGGCACCGTGCGCAACGACGCTGCAGGCGACCTCGAACTGCTCGCGCTGACTGTACTGGCCGCGACGGTGGCTGATCAGCTCCCGGCGCGGATCCCGGTGGCGCAGTGGCTGCTGACCGGAGCCGCACATGACTGAGCGCCTGGTGACGACGACCCTGGACGAGCCGTCCGAGGTGCACGAGATGCACGGCGGCGAGCAGATCGCCCGATGGAAGTGCCTGGTCAGGCGGAACAACATGTTCGGGCCGTGGGAAGCGGTGGAATGCTCGTTCCTGCCCCCGGGCGCGGCGAGCGGCGTGCACCTGCACAGCCGGACCGAACAGTTCGACTACGTCGTGTCCGGCCGCGGCGTCATGACGATCGACGGCGTGGAGCACCAGGTCGGCGCGGGCGATCTGATCACGACGTGCCTCGGTACCCGGCACGGGATTCGCAACGACGGGGCCGAGGATCTGATCTGGCTCGTCATCGAGGTGTCCGGTCCGGGCATGGCGGCGGGCGTCCCGGAACGGGCGGACGCGACGGTCCGCTCCGAGGTCATCGACCTGCGGGGCACCGGCAGCTTCGATCCGGAGGGCTTTCTCGCCGGACCGCTGCGCCGCGCCCGGCTGGCCCGCCTCGAACCGGCCCAGACCGAATCCGTGAGTGCCGCTCAGGGTGAAGAGCACGTGCTCTTCACCCTGAGCGGCACCGGGACCGCCGTGGCGGGGTCGACGACCGTGCCGCTCCGCTACGGCGTCTCGCTGGGGCTGCCTCTTCTCGGTGCCGTGTCGATCGAGGGCGGGCCGGAAGGACTGGAGTTCTTCGTGGTGAGTCTCGCCGCGTCCGATCCCGCAGGAGGTGCGGCGTGATTGTTTCCCGAACGCACGACGGTCTCACCGAGACGTTCGACGGCGGCCTCGGCAGCGCGAGCTGGCGGTGTCTCGGGCGCCGGGGAATGTTGTTCAGCGAGTGCGAATCCTTTGACTACGTCCGGCTCGCGCCGGGAACCGCCCTCGACGGGCGAGGCCGGGGCGACCTCGAAGAGGCGTGGTTCGTGGTGAGCGGCCGCGGAGAGTACTCCGAAGCCGGGGAAGCCCCGCTGCGCGTTCGCGAGGGACAGCTCGTCATCGTGCCCCACGGATGCGGCGGGAAATGGCGTGCTGCGGAGGATTCGCCCCTCGAACTGCTCTTGATGGCGCTGATGCCGGCCGCGGTGAGCCGGCGGCTCCCCACGCGCACGCCGGCCGAGTGACCGAGCACCGACTGACCAGGGAATGGAGGATCATGAGACGTCCGCACATCGAGACCGACGTCCTCATCGTGGGTTCCGGACCGGTGGGCGCCACCTTCGCGCGCACGCTCGTCGACGGCGGCCGCAGCGTCCTGATGGTGGATGCCGGGCCGCAGCTTTCCCGGCGGCCGGGTGAGCACTTGAAGAACCACCTTGCCTATCAGCACAGCCACGAGCGGTTCGGCACGCTGGTCCGCGGGCATCTGCACCCGTTGTCACGACCCGCCCCGGCGGCGGATCGCGCCGGGGAATTGATCAGCCTGGCCGCGGGTGTCGCCACGTACGCGGTAGGCGGGATGGCCACCCACTGGACGGGAGTGACTCCCCGGCACCATCCGGTGGTCGAGCGATCCGGAGCGTTTCCGGCCGGCGAATGGGATGCGCTCTACCGCGACGCGGAGACGCTCCTCCGAACGGACACCGGGTTGACGGCCGACGCCATCTCTCATCTGCTCGTGCTGGATACGCTCGCCGCCGAGTACGCGGAACTGTCGGGCCCGGATCGCGTTCAGGACCTCCCGATCGCCGCGGAACGCCGTGCGGACAACCCCCGCTTGGTGCGCTGGACCGGCGCGGACACCGTCCTCGGCCCGCTCGCCGAGGACGACCACAGCGGGTTCGTCCTGCGCGAGCAGCACCAGTGCACGCGGCTCGTGCCGGCGCAGGACGGGTCCCGCGTCGACCACGCCGAGATCGTGGACCACACCACCTCGCAGACCCTGCGCGTCGAGGCGAACACTTACGTCGTCGCGTGCGGGGCGGTGCTGACGCCGCAGTTGCTCTACGCCTCCGGCATCCGCCCCGCCGCGCTCGGCCGTTACCTCACCGAGCAACCGGTCGCGTTCTGCCAGATCGTGTTCGGGGACGACCTGCTCGAACGGGCCGCGACGGATCCGCGCTTCGCCGGGCGGATAGCCGCTCAGCGGGCCGGTCATCCGGCCGACCCGGTCCTGATCCCGGCGGACGACCTCGATCCCAACGTGTGGATCCCGGTTTCGCGCGACCGTCCGTGGCACTGCCAGATTCATCGAGATCTTCCCTACGACGACATGGCGGCGGACCCGGGCACGGACGGGCGGCTCGTGGTCGATCTGCGCTGGTTCGGGCTGGTCGACCCGGCGCGGGCGAACCGGGTGCGCTTCTCCGACACGGCGAAGGACGTCTACGGCATGCCGGAGGCTTCCTTCGAGTTCGCGCTCAGCGATGAGGATCGCGCACGGCAGCACCGGATGATGGCGGACCTGCGACGAGCGGCCGCCGCGCTCGGACCGTACCTGCCCGGTTCCGAACCCCGGTTCGTCGTCCCCACCCTGCCGTTGCACATCGCGGGAACCACGCGGATGGGGCCCGATCCCGATTCCAGCGTGGTCGATCCCGGATCCCGAGTCTGGGGGATGGAAAACCTCTATCTCGGCGGAAACGGCCTCATCCCGACCGGCACCGCGAGCAACCCCACGCTGACCAGCGTGGCGACCGCGCTACGGGCCGCACGGGGAATTCTCCGCGCCGGCCACCCATTCTCAGCAGGAAGGAGTTCACATGAGCGGCCCGGGATACCTGTTTCTCGGTGACGAAGAGAAGGCACTGGTCCAGCAGGCGCTGGACGGGTGGCAGCTGAACCGGTACCGATTCGGGGAATCGGCCGAACCGTCCATGGTGCACACTCTGGAGCGGGAATTCGAGCAGCGCACGGGTGCTGCTCACTGCCTCGCGGTCAACAGCTGCACCTCCGCTCTGCTCACCGCGCTCACGGCGCTCGGCGTCGGCCCCGGTGACGAAGTGATCGTCCCCGGATACACCTTCATCGCTTCCATCGCCGCGATCGTCCACCGGGGTGCGATCCCCGTTCTCGCCGAGATCGACGAGACGCTCACCCTCTCGCCTGAGGACGTCACGCGCCGGATCACGCCCGCGACGAAGGCCATTCTCGCGGTGCACATGCTCGGCGCCCCCGCCGATCTCGGCGAGTTGCGGCGGATTGCGGACGAGCACGGCTTGTTCCTGATCGAGGACGCTGCCCAGGCTTGCGGCGGCCGGTACCGGGGTCGCGCGCTGGGCACGGTGGGGGACGCGGGTGCGTTCTCGCTCAATCTGTTCAAGATCATCACGAGTGGCGACGGCGGTCTGCTGACGCTCGCGGACGACAACGCCTACGAACGCGCGTTCGCTTTCCACGACCACGGGTTCAAGCCGTTGCGCCAGGGAATCGCCGACGCGGACTCGTTGTTCGGGATGAACCTCCGGATGCACGAGCTGAGCGGAGCGGTCGCGCTCGGCCAGTTGCGCAAGATCGACGACATCCTGGCGACGCTGCGCAAGCAGAAGACGGCATTCCTCGACGCGCTCGGCGAGCTTCCGGGCGTGACGCGCAGGCGGATCACGGATCCGGACGGCGAATGCTGCTCCTTCCTGGTGCTGCGGTTCGAATCCGTGGCGGTGGCGCGGGGCGTGGCCGCGCGGCTCGGCACGTCCACGCTCATCGACTCGGGCCGGCACTACTACGGGAACATGCCCCAGTTGCTGGCTCGCCGCACGCCCACGCCGGCGGAGCATCCGTTCTCCTGTCCCGCACACCCCACCGGCCGTCGGTATGAGGCGAACATGCTGCCCCGCACCGACGACATTCTCGCCCGTTCGATCACCTTGTCCGTTGGGGTCGTCGACGCCTACCTCGGTTCCGGAGTCGGCATCACCCCGTTGTCGTCCCCGGCCGAGATCACGGCTGCGGCCCAGTCCGTGCAGTTAGCCGTCAATGAAGTGGTTGCGAGGAAATGAACGCATTCCCAGTCGAATCCGCACAGTCGGACACGTCAGTCGATTCCTTCCGCTGGAAGGTCGAGGCGGAACAGTCCATTTCCTATGAAGTCCGGATGACCAAGGGGGTCTTCGATCCGTCCAACGCCGCACTGCTCGAGGCGGGAGCCACCGTCCGGGCGGAGCGGCTCCGCCGGTTCATCGTGATCGACGCCACTGTGCACGAGATCTACGGCGACGCCCTCCGCCGGTACCTGGAGCTCAACGGCTGCGAGTATCACCTGTGCGTGCTGCGGGCCTCGGAAGAGGCGAAGACGATGGACGCGGTGTTCACCGTGGCGAAGGAACTCGACGCGTTCGGCATCTCGCGCAGGCACGAGCCGATCATCGGCATCGGCGGCGGAATTCTCCTGGACATCGCGGGCTTCGCCGCCAGCATGTACCGGCGCAGCACCCCCTACGTCCGGGTGCCGACGTCCCTCATCGGCCTAGTCGATGCCGGAGTCGGCATCAAGACCGGGGTGAACTTCGGCTCGCACAAGAACCGGCTCGGCACGTACTGCGCGCCGACCGTCGCGCTGCTCGACCGGGGCTTTCTATCCACTGTAGACGACCGGCACATCAGCAACGGTCTCGCGGAGATCCTCAAGATCGCGTTGATCAAGGATTCGAGGCTGTTCCAGCTGCTGGAGGACAACGCCGAGCTCCTGCTGGCCGAACGGCTCACCGGGCGGACGCCGTCCGGCGAAACCGCGACGAGGGAGGTGTTCCGCCGCGCTGTGGGCGGCATGCTCGAAGAACTGGAGCCCAACCTGTGGGAGCAGCGTCTGGAGCGGCTGGTCGACTATGGCCACTCGTTCAGCCCCACGTTGGAGATGCGGGCGCTTCCAGCGCTCCTGCATGGCGAGGCGGTGACCGTCGACATGGCACTCACCACAATGCTGGCCGAGGCACGCGGCCTGGTGTCAGCGCAGGACCGTGAGCGGATCATCGGCCTGATGCGGAGGCTTCGACTGCCCGTCTGGCACCCGTTGCTCGAAGCAGGGCTGCTGGAGCACGCGTTGCGGGAGACCACCCAGCACCGGGACGGACGGCAGCGGATGCCGATTCCCGTCGGCATCGGCGGAGCCTGCTTCCTGCATGACCTCACCGTCACGGAGCTCGCGGACGCAGCCGAAGCCTTGCGGCGACTCGACGAGAGCGCGGAGCCGGGCGGCGAACTGCTCGTCACGGAGGTCGGTGTCCGGGCCGAGGCCGCCGAGCACCGTACGATCCGCCGGGACGGGATGAGCAGCACCTCGGAGGTCATCACCTGGTCGGCGCTGCCGCCCGGGGCATCGCTGGAGGAGGATGCGCAAGCGGGTACGGAGAAGTTCTGCTTCGTTCTCGCCGGCCATGGCGAACTGGAAGTCGACGGCGTCGCGCACGCGATGCACCCCGGCTATCTGGTCGCCATCCGGCCGGGGGCAGCGCATCGTTTCGCGAATCCCGGCGCCGAAGAGCTGAGCTGGCTGGTCGTCGAGGTGCCCGGTCCGTCCGGCTCCCCGGCGCAGGACGCGGCCGCGCTGGCCCCGGGAGCCGTCGCGTGACGCGGCCCGCCGGCCGGAGGGGAATCCCCGGGGCTGCCGCGGTGCACCATGTCGCCTACACGGTTCCCGACTTGGGCCAGGCGGTTGAATTCTTCACGGAAGTCATCGGTGCAGAGCTCGCGTACACCCTGGACTCGGTGCAAGACACCGAAGGCGACTGGATGACCCGCAAGCTCGACGTCGACGCCGCGGCGACCGCGCGCGTCGCCATGCTGCGGCTGGGACCGGTGACGAACTTGGAATTGTTCGAGTACACGGCCCCCGGCCAGCGGAGGCAGTTGCCGCGCAACAGCGACTGGGGAGGCTGCCACCTGGCGATCCACGTCGAGGACGTCGACGTGGCCGCCGCCTACCTGCGCGCCCAGCCGGGCGTGCGGGTCCTCGGTTCCCCGGAAACCATCGCCGACGGGCCGATCGAAGGCGATCGGTGGGTGTACTTCGTGACGCCGTGGGGGATGCAGATGGAACTGATCAACCTGCCCGGGGGAATGCCGTACGAACAGCAGACGAAGGTGCGGCTGTACCAGCCGGACGATGGCTGGTCCGATTATCGAGGAGTCTCATGAGCGAGCACGGAATAACTCCCGAGCAGCCGGCGCTCGTCCCGGCCGGCGAGGGGGAGACGATCTGGTTCGACGGCAACGTCTACACCGTCAAGATCAGCGGCGACGCCACCAACGGCGCGCTCTCGGTGCTGGAGTCCTCGGTCCTGCCCGGGTGCGGCCCGCCGCCGCACGTGCACACCGAGTCGGACGAGGTGTTCCACGTCCTGTCCGGGCAGCTGGAATTCCAGGTCGGCGAAGATCGGTTCACCGGCAAAGCCGGGGACTACGTTTTCGTCCCGCACGGCACCCCGCATTGCTTCAAGAATGTCGGCGTGCACGTCGCTCATACGATCTTCGCGTACACTCCTGCCGGGTTCGAGAAGTTCTTCCTGGCGTCGGGTCAGCCCGCGGTGCCCGGCACTCCGGTGCCGCAATGGGGCCCAGAGGAGTTCGCGCGCGCGGTGGCGATCGCCCCGAATTTCGGGTGGGAGGGACCCAGCACGAAATAGGCGGCCAACTGCCCGATTCCTCCGCGGTGCGACGGCAACGACTTGTGCAGTGCGTCGCCGTCGCACCGTGCGACATTGACCGACGCCGAGGTTGCAGGAGAGGACCATGACATCCCTCGAACCCTTCTCGTTCCCAGCAGCCGACCCGATGGCGAGCTTCGACACCACCGCATTCGACCTGGACGCTTACCTGGCGCGAGTCGGTCATCCGCACGCGGAACCGTCGGCGAAGACGCTGAGCTCGTTGCACGCCGCGCACGTGCGGGCGATCCCGTTCGAGAACGTCGACGTGGTGCTGCGCCGTCATCGCGGCATCGAGCTTCCGGCCATTGTGGACAAGCTCGTTCGCCGGAACCGCGGCGGATACTGTTTCGAGCACGGGTTGCTGTTCGCGGCCGCGCTGGAGGAGCTCGGCTTCGCGGTCCGGCGCAGTTTCGCCCGGGTGCGACCGGGCCGGGAGCACGGTTCGTACACCCATATGCTCTCGATGGTGCGCACCGGCGGTGCGGACTATCTGGTGGATGTCGGATTCGGGGCGTGGGTGATGTACCCGACGCCACTGATCGACGGGGCCGAAGTGGATCAGGCCGGCTGGCGGCATCGGGTCCGCTGGGACAACGGCCAGTGGTTCTTCGAGAAAAGCGCCGGTGACGGATGGGACACCTTGCACGCCACCCTCGGCCTGCCCGCCCGCCAGATCGACT
It includes:
- a CDS encoding LmbU family transcriptional regulator → MISRLGLLFSANLTYGSWERAGLKLSRVVSSSAWCLGDWLACGQDKYPDRYVRAVEAADLDYQTLRNYAWVARRFPIGRRREVLSFQHHAEVAALAVQDQDEWLTSAEAGQWSRNELRRRLRGRRQRRQTAEDSTLMMPRVPVERERVERWRAAAQRMDDHLEGWMLLALDRAAEHVLGVESQPIPVA
- a CDS encoding cupin domain-containing protein translates to MSAWKCFARRDNLFGQWEAIEWAALPPGGISGAHVHTRTEELYFIVSGTGVMLLDGKEHQVSGGDLILNALGTRHGLRNAGDRWLHWLVIEVVGPPTAAVYFDHRKQIGTGGKNE
- a CDS encoding cupin domain-containing protein, which codes for MIVTEARGLSRATDGNAWRCLARRGMLHSECEAVDYVRVPPGGTRDGRGREGVETAWFVVAGQGRFDDCSGRSVPLRAGDVLLSAGAPGTVRNDAAGDLELLALTVLAATVADQLPARIPVAQWLLTGAAHD
- a CDS encoding cupin domain-containing protein — protein: MTERLVTTTLDEPSEVHEMHGGEQIARWKCLVRRNNMFGPWEAVECSFLPPGAASGVHLHSRTEQFDYVVSGRGVMTIDGVEHQVGAGDLITTCLGTRHGIRNDGAEDLIWLVIEVSGPGMAAGVPERADATVRSEVIDLRGTGSFDPEGFLAGPLRRARLARLEPAQTESVSAAQGEEHVLFTLSGTGTAVAGSTTVPLRYGVSLGLPLLGAVSIEGGPEGLEFFVVSLAASDPAGGAA
- a CDS encoding cupin domain-containing protein; this encodes MIVSRTHDGLTETFDGGLGSASWRCLGRRGMLFSECESFDYVRLAPGTALDGRGRGDLEEAWFVVSGRGEYSEAGEAPLRVREGQLVIVPHGCGGKWRAAEDSPLELLLMALMPAAVSRRLPTRTPAE
- a CDS encoding GMC oxidoreductase, whose product is MRRPHIETDVLIVGSGPVGATFARTLVDGGRSVLMVDAGPQLSRRPGEHLKNHLAYQHSHERFGTLVRGHLHPLSRPAPAADRAGELISLAAGVATYAVGGMATHWTGVTPRHHPVVERSGAFPAGEWDALYRDAETLLRTDTGLTADAISHLLVLDTLAAEYAELSGPDRVQDLPIAAERRADNPRLVRWTGADTVLGPLAEDDHSGFVLREQHQCTRLVPAQDGSRVDHAEIVDHTTSQTLRVEANTYVVACGAVLTPQLLYASGIRPAALGRYLTEQPVAFCQIVFGDDLLERAATDPRFAGRIAAQRAGHPADPVLIPADDLDPNVWIPVSRDRPWHCQIHRDLPYDDMAADPGTDGRLVVDLRWFGLVDPARANRVRFSDTAKDVYGMPEASFEFALSDEDRARQHRMMADLRRAAAALGPYLPGSEPRFVVPTLPLHIAGTTRMGPDPDSSVVDPGSRVWGMENLYLGGNGLIPTGTASNPTLTSVATALRAARGILRAGHPFSAGRSSHERPGIPVSR
- a CDS encoding DegT/DnrJ/EryC1/StrS family aminotransferase, which encodes MSGPGYLFLGDEEKALVQQALDGWQLNRYRFGESAEPSMVHTLEREFEQRTGAAHCLAVNSCTSALLTALTALGVGPGDEVIVPGYTFIASIAAIVHRGAIPVLAEIDETLTLSPEDVTRRITPATKAILAVHMLGAPADLGELRRIADEHGLFLIEDAAQACGGRYRGRALGTVGDAGAFSLNLFKIITSGDGGLLTLADDNAYERAFAFHDHGFKPLRQGIADADSLFGMNLRMHELSGAVALGQLRKIDDILATLRKQKTAFLDALGELPGVTRRRITDPDGECCSFLVLRFESVAVARGVAARLGTSTLIDSGRHYYGNMPQLLARRTPTPAEHPFSCPAHPTGRRYEANMLPRTDDILARSITLSVGVVDAYLGSGVGITPLSSPAEITAAAQSVQLAVNEVVARK
- a CDS encoding iron-containing alcohol dehydrogenase, which produces MNAFPVESAQSDTSVDSFRWKVEAEQSISYEVRMTKGVFDPSNAALLEAGATVRAERLRRFIVIDATVHEIYGDALRRYLELNGCEYHLCVLRASEEAKTMDAVFTVAKELDAFGISRRHEPIIGIGGGILLDIAGFAASMYRRSTPYVRVPTSLIGLVDAGVGIKTGVNFGSHKNRLGTYCAPTVALLDRGFLSTVDDRHISNGLAEILKIALIKDSRLFQLLEDNAELLLAERLTGRTPSGETATREVFRRAVGGMLEELEPNLWEQRLERLVDYGHSFSPTLEMRALPALLHGEAVTVDMALTTMLAEARGLVSAQDRERIIGLMRRLRLPVWHPLLEAGLLEHALRETTQHRDGRQRMPIPVGIGGACFLHDLTVTELADAAEALRRLDESAEPGGELLVTEVGVRAEAAEHRTIRRDGMSSTSEVITWSALPPGASLEEDAQAGTEKFCFVLAGHGELEVDGVAHAMHPGYLVAIRPGAAHRFANPGAEELSWLVVEVPGPSGSPAQDAAALAPGAVA
- a CDS encoding VOC family protein: MTRPAGRRGIPGAAAVHHVAYTVPDLGQAVEFFTEVIGAELAYTLDSVQDTEGDWMTRKLDVDAAATARVAMLRLGPVTNLELFEYTAPGQRRQLPRNSDWGGCHLAIHVEDVDVAAAYLRAQPGVRVLGSPETIADGPIEGDRWVYFVTPWGMQMELINLPGGMPYEQQTKVRLYQPDDGWSDYRGVS
- a CDS encoding cupin domain-containing protein; the protein is MSEHGITPEQPALVPAGEGETIWFDGNVYTVKISGDATNGALSVLESSVLPGCGPPPHVHTESDEVFHVLSGQLEFQVGEDRFTGKAGDYVFVPHGTPHCFKNVGVHVAHTIFAYTPAGFEKFFLASGQPAVPGTPVPQWGPEEFARAVAIAPNFGWEGPSTK
- a CDS encoding arylamine N-acetyltransferase family protein; the encoded protein is MTSLEPFSFPAADPMASFDTTAFDLDAYLARVGHPHAEPSAKTLSSLHAAHVRAIPFENVDVVLRRHRGIELPAIVDKLVRRNRGGYCFEHGLLFAAALEELGFAVRRSFARVRPGREHGSYTHMLSMVRTGGADYLVDVGFGAWVMYPTPLIDGAEVDQAGWRHRVRWDNGQWFFEKSAGDGWDTLHATLGLPARQIDYEVFHHYTSTHPRSPFTGQLVVMRLADGVTRRLVGTQLTTEYDDGRLETAEIVGVELAETLHSLGVDLTPAELSALREFYDSARHFRGERL